A DNA window from Ranitomeya imitator isolate aRanImi1 chromosome 2, aRanImi1.pri, whole genome shotgun sequence contains the following coding sequences:
- the LOC138663483 gene encoding zinc finger protein 547-like: MDRDKMAERILHLTLEILFRLTGEDYTVVKKTSSDRCQDPVSEGCGRPMSSITGPSPHPLVNEDVNDQKILELTYKMIELLTGEVPIRCQDVAVYFSMEEWEYLEGHKHVYKDVIMEVPQPLTSPDLASKRTTPERCPRPLLPQDCKQEDPNVPQDPQGDDLTHINTTETYVRGDERCKEEIPADNCPDDCTRSVGQVTSSIFKSDDFEIPQDTTEVNAITSAIPSFLHSKDLSSDPLKQVLFSDSLPTTKGNQSHKMSIKKQADPKADKPFSCSEYGNSFLLEKNFLKPQKINAENNQKSDLGRHQKNHTRKKQFSCPECGKCFIQKSALVKHQRIHAGEKPFSCSQCGKCFNWKVHLVTHQRTHTGEKPFACSECWKCFNHKSDFVKHQRTHTGEKPFPCSECGKCFNQKSNLASHQKTHTGEKPFFCSECGRLFTHKSNLVSHQATHTGEKPFSCSECGKCFSLKSLLIKHQRSHTGEKPFSCSECGKCFVKKASLLSHHSSHTG, from the exons atggacagagacaagatggcggagaggatattacacctcaccctagagatcctcttccggcttactggagag gattacacagtagtgaagaagacctctagtgatcgctgtcaggaccctgtgtctgagggatgtggaaGACCCATGAGCTCAATCACGGGGCCTTCACCTCACCCCTTGGTAAATGAGGacgtcaatgaccagaagatcctagaacttacCTACaaaatgattgagctgctgactggagag gttcctataaggtgtcaagatgtcgctgtctatttctccatggaggaatggGAGTACTTAGAAGGACACAAACATGTGTACAaggacgtcataatggaggttccccagcccctcacatcaccag atctagccagtaagaggacaacaccagagagatgtccccgtcctcttcttccacaggactgtaaacaagaagatcccaatgttcctcaggatcctcag ggtgatgatctgacccatattaatactacagagacatatgtgaggggtgatgaacggtgtaaagaggagattcctgcaGATAActgcccag atgactgtaccagatcAGTGGGACAGGTGACAtcctcaatttttaaatcagatgattttgagatcccacaggatacaactgaagtgaatgccattacttcgGCTATACCATCATTCCTTCACAGCAAAGAtttgtcatctgatcctttgaaacaggtcctgttttctgattcattaccgactacaaagggaaatcaaagtcacaaaatgagCATTAAAAAACAAGCTGATCCTAAAGCagataagccattttcatgttcagaatatggGAATAGTTTTCTTCTCGAAAAGAATTTTCTTAAACCTCAAAAAATTAATGCAGAGAATAATCAGAAATCAGATCTTGGTAGGCACCAGAAAAATCACACACGGAAGAAgcaattttcatgtccagaatgtgggaaatgtttcatccagaaatcagctttggttaagcaccagagaattcacgcaggggagaagcctttttcctgttcacaatgtggaaaatgttttaactggaaagtGCATCTTGTtacccaccagagaacccacacaggggagaagccatttgcatgttcagaatgttggaaatgttttaaccataaatcagattttgttaagcaccagagaactcacacaggggagaagccatttccatgttcagaatgtgggaaatgttttaaccagaaatcaaatcTTGCCAGTCACCAGAAaacccatacaggggagaagccatttttctgttcagaatgtgggagattGTTTACCCATAAATCAAATCTTGTCAGTCACCAggcaacccacacaggggagaagcctttttcctgttcagaatgtggaaaatgctttagcCTGAAATCACTGCTCATTAAACATCAAAGAtcccacacaggtgagaagcctttttcatgttcagaatgtggaaaatgttttgtgaagaaagcATCTCTTCTTAGTCACCATAGCAGTCACACAGGGTAG